In the genome of Opitutia bacterium KCR 482, one region contains:
- a CDS encoding glycosyl hydrolase gives MGKFKSITAKSFAALFAANACLGAGSDSEFYKYTNYNPDAPESAPVFEGFVSPKGKARVQTWWHWINGNVSREGIDRDLKSMSENNYGAAIIFNISGTPQVNTPVGSLKFNSKEWFENFAYTVETAKKYGMEIGIHNCDGWSEAAGPWITPEIAMKKLTSSTVRAKGNGGVQKIKLPRPYAVPNPFDKAAKPFYRDIAVVAYPAFRPTESAMQRHFKNLKPANAETAPFARNYAEAFSKDAKTRFAFQFRPSRADYKWYGADFEFDKPFEASSIYFNSRWSWSMPKNLFLAVSDDGKNFREIAELNKDSNESFVSFPSTTAKFWRIGKRAAKDNSTGVVVDSVELIPSGTVARNSPYIASFGIKTARGRSLHISYAAAEIPAKAVIDPKKIVFIKGKIGADNTVEWLVPEDEWEVVRVGYTINGEYNHPATPEGIGLESDKLDPAATDFHIDSYVSKMVEAAGGSAGSVFKYVETDSWECGPQNWTADMPAMFRKFAGYDIMPWLPAMLGEVVGSKEATEKFAADLRAFTAHTVNENFYGKIGKRLRAMGMTYECEPVVEVASLRDQLSLFKHADIPQDEIWQSCRDLKEIAAPKYIPTREVASATQFFGKSMATCEALSQAQGNWSDSPLVLKGVADSILLAGMNVLVFHDFAHQPDERVPGWQMEPWGSCINRKMPWFSLARDFFDYISRSQYLMQQGRARVDILRLMTDEPPVMAGFPQLPKGFYCNKINGDCVRNFLRVKDGKLVSPGRIEYKLLDIAPDAVLRVETLLALKKLVSAGATVSAEKLPISRTLIGGAKADAQWRKLARELFGDGKKGIVKIGRGKVYVGYKTAAVVADMKLRPAYKTDVYQLAVIAREHANGAKWFYVVNCAKNDKSFEISFDATGRAELWNPETATRTEIVERRESDGYTTLRLDLRRNDSVFVVFDGKATNVTVVESKIDDRQTFPKTRESFDVADVQTRLISEENGVVAEFFNAGEVAATLSDGAKVSAKAEKVRKSVNIKTPFTVEFEENYGAPKSAEFEKFASWTENSDPRIANYSGKGVYKLSVNLPKLGKDERAYLRFGNVMEIGRVKVNGKFAGTLWKRPFVLDITKFAKSGSNKIEVEVGNTWVNRCLYDATLPADQRITWSNSMGYHFPEKGKKPVPARGIDRSWKQGAIPSGIIGAAEVVFSKTVPLK, from the coding sequence ATGGGGAAATTTAAATCTATAACGGCAAAGTCGTTTGCGGCGTTGTTTGCCGCAAACGCATGCTTGGGCGCGGGGAGCGATTCCGAGTTCTACAAATACACAAACTACAATCCGGACGCGCCCGAAAGCGCGCCGGTATTCGAGGGCTTCGTTTCGCCGAAAGGCAAGGCGCGCGTGCAGACGTGGTGGCACTGGATAAACGGAAACGTCTCGCGCGAGGGCATAGACCGCGACTTGAAGTCGATGTCGGAAAACAACTACGGGGCGGCGATTATTTTCAACATCAGCGGAACGCCCCAAGTGAATACGCCCGTCGGCAGTTTGAAGTTCAACTCTAAGGAGTGGTTCGAAAATTTCGCCTACACTGTCGAGACCGCGAAAAAGTACGGAATGGAAATCGGAATCCACAACTGCGACGGCTGGTCCGAGGCGGCGGGCCCGTGGATTACGCCCGAAATTGCGATGAAAAAACTGACGTCTTCGACTGTCCGCGCAAAGGGCAACGGCGGCGTCCAGAAGATAAAACTGCCGCGCCCGTACGCAGTTCCGAACCCTTTCGACAAGGCGGCAAAGCCGTTTTACAGGGACATCGCAGTTGTAGCGTACCCCGCGTTCCGCCCGACGGAATCGGCAATGCAAAGGCATTTCAAAAACTTGAAGCCCGCAAACGCCGAAACCGCCCCGTTTGCGCGCAACTACGCGGAGGCGTTCTCAAAAGACGCAAAAACGCGCTTTGCGTTCCAGTTCCGCCCGTCCCGCGCCGACTACAAGTGGTACGGGGCGGATTTCGAATTCGACAAACCCTTCGAGGCGTCGTCGATATATTTCAATTCGAGGTGGTCGTGGTCGATGCCCAAAAATCTGTTCTTGGCGGTTTCCGACGACGGCAAAAATTTCCGCGAAATCGCCGAGCTTAACAAAGATTCCAACGAGTCTTTTGTCTCGTTTCCGTCTACCACGGCAAAGTTCTGGCGAATCGGCAAACGCGCCGCAAAGGACAACTCGACGGGCGTTGTAGTGGATTCCGTCGAGCTTATTCCGTCGGGGACTGTCGCCCGAAACTCGCCGTATATTGCCTCTTTCGGAATCAAAACCGCGCGGGGACGCTCTCTGCACATTTCATACGCCGCCGCGGAAATTCCAGCAAAAGCGGTGATAGACCCCAAGAAAATAGTTTTCATCAAGGGGAAAATCGGCGCGGACAACACCGTAGAGTGGCTCGTTCCCGAAGACGAGTGGGAGGTAGTCCGCGTGGGCTACACAATCAACGGCGAGTACAACCACCCCGCGACGCCCGAAGGAATCGGGCTTGAATCGGACAAGCTCGACCCCGCCGCGACCGATTTCCACATCGACAGCTACGTTTCCAAAATGGTCGAAGCCGCCGGCGGCAGCGCCGGAAGCGTCTTCAAATACGTCGAGACCGACTCCTGGGAATGCGGCCCGCAAAACTGGACTGCCGACATGCCCGCCATGTTCCGCAAATTCGCGGGCTACGACATCATGCCGTGGCTGCCCGCAATGCTCGGGGAAGTCGTCGGCAGCAAGGAGGCGACAGAGAAGTTCGCCGCCGACCTCCGCGCGTTCACCGCGCACACTGTGAACGAAAATTTCTACGGGAAAATCGGCAAACGCCTCCGCGCAATGGGCATGACCTACGAGTGCGAGCCTGTCGTGGAGGTTGCGTCGCTGCGCGACCAGCTTTCGCTTTTCAAGCATGCCGACATTCCGCAGGACGAAATCTGGCAGAGTTGCCGCGATTTAAAGGAAATAGCAGCCCCAAAGTACATTCCGACCCGCGAGGTCGCGTCGGCGACGCAGTTTTTCGGCAAGTCTATGGCGACCTGCGAGGCGCTCTCGCAGGCGCAGGGCAACTGGTCGGACTCTCCGCTTGTCCTCAAAGGCGTTGCCGACAGCATTTTGCTTGCGGGCATGAACGTGCTCGTCTTCCACGACTTCGCCCACCAGCCCGACGAGCGCGTACCGGGGTGGCAGATGGAGCCGTGGGGCAGCTGCATAAACCGCAAAATGCCGTGGTTTTCGCTCGCTCGCGATTTCTTCGACTACATCTCGCGCTCGCAATACCTAATGCAGCAGGGCAGGGCGCGGGTCGATATTTTGCGGCTCATGACAGACGAGCCGCCCGTGATGGCGGGCTTTCCCCAACTTCCCAAAGGCTTTTACTGCAACAAAATCAACGGCGACTGCGTCCGAAACTTTCTGCGCGTAAAAGACGGCAAGCTCGTTTCCCCCGGGCGCATAGAATACAAACTGCTCGACATCGCCCCGGACGCCGTTTTGCGCGTCGAAACCCTGCTTGCGCTCAAAAAACTCGTCTCCGCCGGCGCGACGGTTTCCGCCGAAAAACTGCCGATTTCCCGCACGCTAATCGGCGGCGCGAAAGCCGACGCGCAGTGGCGGAAGCTCGCCCGCGAACTCTTCGGCGACGGCAAAAAGGGGATTGTGAAAATCGGCAGGGGCAAAGTGTACGTCGGCTACAAAACCGCCGCCGTTGTCGCCGACATGAAGCTGCGCCCCGCCTACAAAACGGACGTCTACCAGCTTGCGGTAATCGCGCGCGAACACGCAAACGGCGCAAAGTGGTTCTATGTCGTCAACTGCGCCAAAAACGACAAGTCTTTCGAAATTTCCTTCGACGCGACGGGCAGGGCGGAACTCTGGAATCCCGAAACGGCGACGCGCACCGAAATTGTCGAACGCAGGGAGTCTGACGGCTATACGACGCTCCGCCTCGACCTCCGCCGCAACGACTCGGTGTTTGTGGTCTTCGACGGCAAAGCGACGAATGTGACGGTTGTCGAATCCAAAATCGACGACAGGCAGACATTCCCGAAAACGCGGGAAAGCTTTGACGTAGCCGACGTCCAAACGCGCCTGATTTCGGAAGAAAACGGCGTCGTGGCGGAATTTTTCAACGCGGGCGAAGTTGCCGCAACGCTTTCGGACGGCGCAAAGGTTTCGGCAAAGGCCGAAAAAGTGCGCAAGAGCGTAAATATAAAAACGCCGTTTACGGTGGAGTTCGAAGAGAACTACGGCGCGCCGAAGAGCGCGGAGTTCGAAAAGTTCGCCTCGTGGACTGAAAACTCCGACCCGCGCATTGCGAACTATTCTGGCAAGGGCGTATATAAACTGAGTGTAAATCTTCCCAAGCTCGGCAAGGACGAACGCGCGTATCTGCGTTTCGGAAACGTCATGGAAATAGGGCGGGTAAAAGTGAACGGAAAGTTTGCTGGCACGCTCTGGAAAAGGCCGTTTGTGCTCGACATCACAAAGTTTGCAAAGTCAGGTAGCAACAAAATAGAAGTGGAAGTCGGCAACACTTGGGTGAACCGCTGTTTGTACGACGCGACTCTGCCCGCAGACCAACGCATAACGTGGTCTAACTCGATGGGCTACCACTTTCCGGAAAAAGGCAAAAAGCCCGTTCCCGCAAGGGGAATCGACAGGTCGTGGAAACAGGGGGCGATACCGTCTGGTATAATCGGCGCGGCGGAGGTAGTGTTCTCGAAAACCGTTCCGCTAAAATAA
- a CDS encoding glycosyl hydrolase, with the protein MMKATITGIAALFAANACLGAGSDSEFYKYTNYNPDAPESAPIFEGFVSPKGKARVQTWWHWINSNVSREGIDRDLKSMSENNYGAAIIFNISGSDAIRAPEGAVKFNSKEWFENFAYTVETAKKYGMEIGIHNCDGWSEAGGPWITPELSMKRLTSSKVRAKGDGQVQSIKFPKPWMGKDHTKKGSKDYYEDIAVVAYPAFRPAEVAMKSALKSVKPANGITKFLVGKPDAMLDGDLKSALTFGATKGDYQSYGIDFEFEKPFEASSVFVNLKWSWFYPKNVFLLVSDDGKNFREIAELKFEKHSNEVYIKIPSTTAKYWRVEKRTSPSPTHYAQIRMNIGEIELVPSGTVPRNASFIPLFMVKVAADRSNIGLLPRGVEPVPAKAVIDPKKIIFVKEKISADGTMQWRVPEGEWEVIRVGFTTNGHTNHPASPAGVGLESDKLSAEATDFHFDSYISKMIDAAGDNAGSVFKYIETDSWECGPMNWTQKMPEEFKKLNGYDIMPWLPAMLGEIVESADATEKFAADLRKTTSHLVMKNFYGRLGERIRARGLKYESEPTNEASLKDQISLYMKTDIPQDEIWQGYREVGKPAVPTWDMGRMVASATSFFGKSMATCEALTQQQGNWSDSPLSLKGAIDTILTSGMNVLVFHDFAHQPDERVPGWQMEPWGSCINRKMPWFSLARDFFDYISRSQYMLQQGKACVRVLRLMKEVPPIAAAHPKLPSGIFSDRINGECVRNYLRVKDGKLVSPGRIEYDFLDISSDAALRLETLAALKKLVSEGAIVNAEKRPEFMTLSGGKKALSQWSELSRELFGDGKKGIVKIGKGKVYFGYSAWEMAQILKIRQSYITSVDRLSIMPRVHVDGKKWFYVVNRSENDRTFEISFDATGKAEIWNPETAARTEILEKRESDGYTRVKLEMRRNDSLFVVFTPSPKKVFATEISLDGKKTFPNEKPSGEIVQNQPRLVRAGDGLSAEFFNAGEVAATLSDGAKVSAKAEKVRKSVNIKTPFTVEFEEKYGAPKSAEFEKFASWTENSDPRIANYSGKGVYKLSVNLPKLGKDERAYLRFGNVMEIGRVKVNGKFAGTLWKRPFVLDITKFAKSGSNKIEVEVGNTWVNRCLYDATLPADQRITWSNSMGYHFPEKGKKAQPNQGRDMSWKQGAIPSGIIGAAEVVFSKTVPLK; encoded by the coding sequence ATGATGAAAGCTACAATTACGGGAATTGCGGCGTTGTTTGCCGCAAACGCATGCTTGGGCGCGGGGAGCGATTCCGAGTTCTACAAATACACAAACTACAATCCGGACGCGCCCGAAAGCGCGCCGATATTCGAGGGCTTCGTTTCGCCGAAAGGCAAGGCGCGCGTGCAGACGTGGTGGCACTGGATAAACTCGAACGTCTCGCGCGAGGGCATTGACCGCGACTTGAAGTCGATGTCGGAAAACAACTACGGGGCGGCGATAATCTTCAACATCAGCGGTTCGGACGCAATACGCGCTCCCGAAGGCGCGGTGAAATTCAATTCAAAAGAGTGGTTCGAAAATTTTGCCTACACAGTCGAGACCGCGAAGAAGTACGGAATGGAAATCGGAATCCACAACTGCGACGGCTGGTCGGAGGCGGGCGGCCCGTGGATTACCCCCGAACTTTCGATGAAGCGTCTGACAAGCTCCAAAGTGCGCGCAAAGGGCGACGGACAGGTGCAGAGCATAAAATTCCCGAAGCCGTGGATGGGCAAAGACCACACGAAGAAAGGCTCGAAAGACTATTACGAAGACATTGCGGTTGTCGCGTATCCCGCGTTCCGTCCCGCCGAAGTTGCGATGAAATCCGCGCTCAAAAGCGTCAAGCCCGCCAACGGAATCACAAAATTTCTCGTCGGCAAGCCCGACGCCATGCTCGACGGCGACTTGAAGTCCGCGCTTACATTCGGCGCAACAAAAGGCGACTACCAGAGCTACGGAATCGATTTCGAGTTCGAAAAGCCCTTCGAGGCGTCGTCGGTTTTCGTCAATTTGAAATGGTCTTGGTTCTATCCCAAGAACGTGTTTCTGCTTGTCTCCGACGACGGCAAAAACTTCCGCGAAATTGCCGAACTCAAATTCGAGAAACATTCCAACGAGGTCTATATCAAGATTCCCTCAACAACGGCCAAATATTGGCGCGTGGAAAAGCGGACAAGTCCTTCGCCCACACACTATGCCCAGATAAGAATGAACATCGGCGAAATCGAGCTTGTCCCGAGCGGGACAGTTCCGAGGAACGCTTCGTTCATTCCCCTGTTTATGGTTAAAGTCGCCGCCGACCGCAGCAATATCGGTTTGCTCCCGCGCGGTGTCGAACCCGTTCCCGCAAAGGCGGTCATCGACCCCAAGAAAATAATCTTCGTAAAGGAGAAAATTTCGGCGGACGGCACAATGCAGTGGCGCGTTCCCGAAGGCGAGTGGGAGGTAATCCGAGTGGGCTTCACAACGAACGGGCACACAAACCACCCCGCAAGCCCCGCGGGCGTGGGCTTGGAGTCCGACAAGCTCAGCGCGGAGGCCACCGACTTCCATTTCGATTCCTACATTTCCAAAATGATTGACGCCGCGGGCGACAACGCCGGCAGTGTCTTCAAATATATAGAGACCGATTCTTGGGAATGCGGACCGATGAACTGGACGCAGAAAATGCCCGAAGAGTTCAAAAAACTTAACGGCTACGACATCATGCCGTGGCTGCCCGCAATGCTCGGGGAGATTGTGGAAAGCGCCGACGCGACCGAAAAGTTCGCCGCCGACTTGCGCAAAACGACATCGCACCTTGTGATGAAAAATTTCTACGGCAGGCTCGGCGAACGCATTCGCGCGCGCGGGCTTAAATACGAAAGCGAACCCACAAACGAAGCTTCTCTCAAAGACCAAATTTCCCTGTACATGAAAACCGACATTCCGCAGGACGAAATCTGGCAGGGCTACCGGGAAGTCGGCAAGCCGGCTGTCCCCACGTGGGATATGGGCAGAATGGTCGCCTCCGCAACGAGCTTCTTCGGCAAGTCGATGGCGACGTGCGAGGCGCTCACCCAACAGCAGGGCAACTGGTCGGATTCTCCGCTTTCGCTCAAAGGCGCAATAGACACGATTCTGACAAGCGGCATGAACGTGCTCGTCTTCCACGACTTCGCCCACCAGCCCGACGAGCGCGTCCCCGGCTGGCAGATGGAGCCGTGGGGCAGCTGCATAAACCGCAAAATGCCGTGGTTTTCGCTTGCGCGCGACTTCTTCGACTACATTTCGCGCTCGCAATACATGCTCCAACAGGGCAAGGCGTGCGTGCGCGTTTTGCGCCTTATGAAGGAGGTTCCGCCGATTGCCGCCGCGCACCCCAAACTTCCCTCCGGAATTTTTTCGGACAGAATCAACGGCGAATGCGTGCGCAATTACCTGCGCGTAAAAGACGGCAAACTCGTTTCCCCGGGGCGCATAGAGTACGATTTCCTCGATATTTCGTCCGATGCGGCTTTGCGATTGGAAACGCTTGCCGCCCTGAAAAAACTCGTTTCCGAGGGCGCAATCGTAAACGCAGAAAAGAGACCCGAGTTTATGACGCTCAGCGGCGGCAAAAAGGCGCTGTCGCAGTGGAGCGAACTTTCGCGCGAGCTTTTCGGCGACGGCAAAAAGGGAATTGTGAAAATCGGCAAGGGAAAAGTGTATTTCGGTTACAGCGCATGGGAAATGGCGCAGATTCTTAAAATCCGCCAGTCGTACATTACTTCGGTGGACAGGCTCTCCATTATGCCGCGCGTGCACGTCGACGGCAAAAAGTGGTTCTATGTCGTCAACCGCAGCGAAAACGACAGAACTTTCGAAATTTCCTTCGACGCGACGGGCAAAGCCGAAATCTGGAATCCCGAAACGGCGGCGCGCACCGAAATTCTGGAAAAGCGCGAAAGCGACGGCTACACGCGCGTAAAGCTTGAAATGCGCCGCAACGATTCGCTGTTTGTTGTCTTCACGCCCTCGCCGAAAAAAGTTTTCGCAACTGAAATTTCGCTCGACGGCAAAAAGACTTTTCCGAACGAAAAACCGTCCGGCGAAATCGTCCAAAACCAGCCGCGCCTCGTACGCGCGGGCGACGGGCTTTCGGCGGAATTTTTCAACGCGGGCGAAGTTGCGGCAACGCTTTCGGACGGCGCAAAGGTTTCGGCAAAGGCCGAAAAAGTGCGCAAGAGCGTAAATATAAAAACGCCGTTTACCGTGGAGTTCGAAGAGAAGTACGGCGCGCCGAAGAGCGCGGAGTTCGAAAAGTTCGCCTCGTGGACTGAAAACTCCGACCCGCGCATTGCGAACTATTCGGGCAAGGGCGTCTACAAACTGAGTGTAAATCTTCCCAAGCTCGGCAAGGACGAACGCGCGTATCTGCGTTTCGGAAACGTCATGGAAATAGGGCGTGTAAAAGTGAACGGAAAGTTTGCTGGCACGCTCTGGAAAAGGCCGTTTGTGCTCGACATCACAAAGTTTGCAAAGTCTGGTAGCAACAAAATAGAAGTGGAAGTCGGCAACACCTGGGTGAACCGCTGTTTGTACGACGCGACTCTGCCCGCAGACCAACGCATAACGTGGTCTAACTCGATGGGCTACCACTTTCCGGAAAAAGGCAAAAAGGCGCAGCCCAACCAGGGCAGGGATATGTCGTGGAAACAGGGGGCGATACCGTCTGGTATAATCGGCGCGGCGGAGGTAGTGTTCTCGAAAACCGTTCCGCTAAAATAG
- a CDS encoding glycerophosphodiester phosphodiesterase family protein encodes MKKLPTKLVAAACAVMFSASAFAAQTIYIHAHRGEPHLAPQNTPESISLAFELGARMIETDFHLTKDGTIVCMHMRKELRDIWGIDKEPKDLTIGEIRASKLAHPEKFDKRYANCKIPTIDDIFAIIPKDKSFELEIKTYGDGFADKVEAARKKAGLGYKNILITSFAPAVIKDFKEKYPQYETLLIVSCPKKGKLPAKEIIKKAKYAKASQVAIGNYKKLDRAYIKEIQDAGFKVGLWQVENLNDLAIAAKLGADRVCSNYCAKLRADYKRIKELNME; translated from the coding sequence ATGAAAAAACTACCGACCAAACTCGTCGCCGCCGCATGCGCGGTTATGTTCTCCGCAAGCGCGTTCGCCGCGCAGACAATCTACATTCACGCGCACAGGGGCGAACCGCACCTCGCGCCGCAAAACACGCCCGAAAGCATATCCCTTGCGTTCGAGCTCGGCGCGCGCATGATTGAAACCGACTTCCACCTCACGAAAGACGGGACGATTGTGTGCATGCACATGCGCAAGGAACTGAGGGACATCTGGGGAATAGACAAAGAGCCGAAAGATTTGACAATCGGGGAAATCCGCGCAAGCAAGCTCGCCCACCCCGAAAAATTCGACAAACGCTACGCAAACTGCAAAATTCCGACAATCGACGACATCTTCGCCATCATTCCCAAGGACAAGTCGTTCGAGCTTGAAATCAAGACATACGGCGATGGATTTGCCGACAAGGTCGAAGCAGCCCGCAAGAAGGCGGGGCTTGGCTACAAAAACATTCTAATAACAAGCTTTGCGCCCGCGGTCATCAAGGACTTCAAGGAAAAATATCCGCAATACGAAACGCTCCTGATTGTCTCATGCCCCAAAAAGGGCAAACTTCCCGCAAAGGAGATTATAAAAAAGGCGAAATACGCGAAAGCGTCGCAGGTTGCAATCGGCAACTACAAGAAGCTCGACAGGGCGTACATAAAGGAAATTCAGGACGCGGGATTCAAGGTCGGCCTTTGGCAGGTCGAAAACCTCAACGACCTCGCCATTGCCGCAAAGCTCGGCGCAGACCGCGTGTGCTCAAACTACTGCGCCAAGCTCCGCGCCGACTACAAGCGCATAAAAGAGCTGAACATGGAATAA
- the hemC gene encoding hydroxymethylbilane synthase produces the protein MRKIRMATRGSPLALVQARMTAEFLRGKLGGDADIETLEIRTSGDKRQDWSLEKYGGKGLFTKEIEEALIAGDADLAVHSAKDLPTEMPEQLALAGCLPRDACRDVMVLRNGVSVPSLIATGSPRRRSQLKRLFPHAVWTELRGNVETRLGKIAGGDADASVLSEAGLKRLGIESYSGVSFSPLKIDVCVPAVGQGIVALECRRGDLPFFSELFDKSAFETFALEREFLSALGGGCQVAYAANYNGEFFRFYHENTGFQKIAFPENSDFESKLATVREIAKAAK, from the coding sequence ATGCGGAAAATCAGAATGGCGACAAGGGGAAGCCCGCTCGCGCTCGTTCAGGCGCGAATGACGGCGGAGTTTCTGCGCGGAAAGCTCGGCGGGGACGCCGATATCGAGACGCTCGAAATCAGGACATCGGGCGACAAGCGTCAGGACTGGTCGCTTGAAAAATACGGCGGCAAGGGGCTTTTTACAAAGGAAATCGAGGAGGCTCTCATTGCGGGCGACGCCGATTTGGCGGTTCACAGCGCGAAGGATTTGCCAACCGAAATGCCCGAACAGCTCGCCCTTGCGGGCTGTCTGCCGCGCGACGCCTGCCGCGACGTAATGGTGCTGCGCAACGGCGTGTCTGTGCCGTCGCTAATCGCCACGGGAAGCCCGCGCAGGAGGTCGCAGTTGAAGCGGCTTTTTCCGCACGCGGTTTGGACTGAGCTTCGCGGAAACGTGGAAACGCGGCTCGGCAAAATTGCGGGCGGCGACGCCGACGCGTCGGTGCTGTCGGAGGCGGGCTTGAAGCGTCTGGGGATAGAATCCTACTCTGGGGTGTCGTTTTCGCCGCTGAAAATCGACGTATGCGTGCCCGCAGTGGGGCAGGGGATTGTCGCGCTGGAATGCAGGCGCGGCGATTTGCCGTTTTTTTCGGAGCTTTTCGACAAGTCGGCGTTCGAGACTTTTGCGTTGGAGCGCGAGTTTTTGTCGGCGTTGGGCGGCGGCTGTCAGGTCGCCTACGCGGCGAACTACAACGGCGAATTTTTCAGATTCTACCACGAAAACACGGGCTTCCAGAAAATCGCCTTCCCCGAAAATTCCGACTTCGAATCGAAGCTCGCGACAGTCCGCGAGATAGCAAAAGCCGCAAAATAG
- the ilvC gene encoding ketol-acid reductoisomerase produces MTKIFKEKDVNGKFLKNKILAVIGFGSQGRAHAMNLRDGGHRVIVGLYPKSGAVAAAEKCGFDVVSPAAAVKLADVALIALPDMEQPEIFGRDILPNLSKGKTLVFLHGLTVHSGLVKIPDGVNAVLVAPKGQGHTVRSLYLEGRGVPALIAVERGGRDAKATALAWAHGIGATRAGVIETTFKEETETDLFGEQAVLCGGLVSLVQSAFETLVKAGYKPEMAYFECCHELKFIVDSICQSGVSGMLSTVSDTAKYGGITRGQRVVGDRSKREMERVLKEIQSGKFAKEWAAEYAGGLKKYNKLLADGEKHPIEKVGQRLRSLMPWAAKQNAKGAKAAYSALFDAPNGKRK; encoded by the coding sequence ATGACAAAGATTTTCAAGGAAAAGGACGTAAACGGAAAGTTCTTAAAAAACAAGATATTGGCGGTTATCGGCTTCGGTTCGCAGGGGCGCGCGCACGCCATGAACCTCAGGGACGGCGGGCACCGCGTGATTGTGGGGCTTTATCCGAAGAGCGGGGCGGTTGCCGCCGCCGAAAAGTGCGGCTTCGATGTGGTTTCGCCCGCCGCAGCTGTCAAGCTTGCGGACGTCGCGCTTATCGCACTTCCCGACATGGAGCAGCCCGAAATTTTCGGGCGCGACATTTTGCCGAATCTTTCGAAGGGCAAGACGCTTGTCTTTTTGCACGGGCTTACGGTGCATTCGGGGCTTGTGAAGATTCCCGACGGCGTGAACGCGGTTTTGGTTGCGCCGAAAGGTCAGGGGCACACGGTGCGTTCGCTTTATTTGGAGGGCAGGGGCGTACCCGCGTTGATTGCCGTAGAGCGCGGCGGCAGGGACGCCAAGGCGACCGCGCTTGCGTGGGCGCACGGCATTGGCGCGACCCGTGCGGGCGTGATTGAAACGACGTTCAAAGAGGAGACGGAAACCGACCTTTTCGGCGAGCAGGCTGTTTTGTGCGGCGGCTTGGTGTCGCTTGTGCAGTCGGCGTTCGAGACGCTCGTAAAGGCGGGCTACAAGCCCGAAATGGCGTATTTTGAATGCTGCCACGAGCTGAAATTCATTGTGGATTCCATTTGCCAAAGCGGGGTATCTGGCATGCTTTCGACGGTTTCGGACACCGCGAAATACGGCGGAATCACGCGCGGGCAAAGGGTTGTCGGCGACAGGTCCAAGCGCGAAATGGAGCGCGTCTTGAAGGAAATCCAGAGCGGAAAATTCGCGAAGGAGTGGGCGGCGGAATACGCGGGCGGGCTGAAAAAATACAACAAGCTCCTTGCGGACGGAGAAAAGCACCCGATTGAAAAGGTCGGGCAGCGTCTGCGTTCGCTCATGCCGTGGGCGGCGAAGCAGAACGCGAAGGGGGCAAAAGCGGCGTATTCCGCGCTTTTCGACGCTCCGAACGGAAAACGGAAATAA
- the ilvN gene encoding acetolactate synthase small subunit: MNHTISALVENKFGVLARVAGMFSGRGFNIETLNVGPLVGGKYSRITVTVKEGRNSVEQCVKQLDKFVNVIDVKDFSHVDAFVARELVLVKVKADSKTRPEIVQVADLFRAKVIDVDATSLIIECTGNANKIKGFMGMIKPFGIIDMARTGSVALERGVVAED, from the coding sequence ATGAATCATACTATATCGGCTCTTGTTGAAAATAAATTCGGCGTGCTTGCGCGCGTCGCCGGAATGTTCAGCGGCAGAGGTTTTAATATCGAAACTCTGAACGTCGGGCCGCTCGTAGGCGGCAAATACTCGCGCATTACGGTGACCGTAAAAGAGGGGCGCAACAGTGTCGAGCAATGTGTCAAGCAGCTCGACAAATTTGTAAACGTTATCGATGTGAAGGATTTTTCCCACGTCGACGCGTTTGTTGCGCGCGAGCTTGTCCTCGTAAAGGTCAAGGCCGATTCCAAGACCCGTCCCGAAATCGTTCAGGTTGCCGACCTCTTCCGCGCCAAGGTTATCGACGTTGACGCGACTTCGCTGATTATCGAATGCACGGGCAACGCCAATAAAATCAAGGGTTTCATGGGCATGATTAAGCCGTTCGGCATTATCGACATGGCGCGAACGGGAAGTGTCGCCCTCGAACGCGGCGTCGTTGCGGAAGACTGA